The following are encoded together in the Pleurocapsa sp. FMAR1 genome:
- a CDS encoding DUF1206 domain-containing protein, translating to METFARFGYAAKGFVYGAIGILALMAAFDIGGGDTTGTTGALQAIAQQPFGQILLGLIAIGLVGYVIWRFIQAIKDPRNKGSDLKGIFTRLGYILSGIAYAGVAANAASLAIGSGNGGGGKSKQDWTSIVMQQPLGRWLVGIAGAITIGIGFWRLYQAYKIKFRKKLNLSELNFQQQKWLVNISRFGIAARGVVFVALGFFILQAAYQYDSQKVRGLDGILLTFARQPFGKVFLALVAAGLIAYAVYLFLQARYRRIKTS from the coding sequence ATGGAAACATTTGCACGCTTTGGTTATGCAGCGAAAGGATTTGTCTATGGAGCAATCGGTATTCTAGCGTTGATGGCAGCTTTTGATATTGGTGGAGGTGATACCACTGGTACTACTGGGGCTTTACAGGCGATCGCCCAACAGCCTTTTGGTCAAATTTTATTAGGGTTGATTGCCATTGGTTTAGTAGGATATGTTATCTGGCGGTTTATCCAGGCTATCAAAGACCCTCGAAATAAAGGCTCCGATCTGAAAGGCATATTTACTCGACTCGGCTACATTTTGAGCGGGATTGCTTATGCAGGTGTTGCAGCTAATGCAGCCTCGTTAGCTATTGGCTCTGGCAATGGTGGCGGTGGCAAATCTAAACAAGACTGGACATCGATAGTAATGCAGCAACCGTTAGGAAGATGGTTAGTTGGCATAGCAGGCGCAATAACCATCGGCATTGGTTTTTGGCGACTTTACCAAGCATACAAAATTAAGTTTCGCAAAAAACTAAACCTTAGTGAATTGAATTTTCAGCAGCAAAAATGGTTAGTAAATATTAGTCGTTTTGGTATTGCTGCTAGAGGAGTAGTGTTTGTCGCTTTAGGCTTTTTTATCTTACAGGCTGCTTATCAGTATGATTCTCAAAAAGTACGAGGACTAGACGGCATTTTACTTACCTTTGCTCGACAGCCTTTTGGTAAGGTTTTTCTGGCTTTAGTTGCAGCAGGTTTAATTGCCTATGCAGTCTATCTTTTTTTACAGGCTCGTTATCGTCGAATCAAAACCAGCTAA
- a CDS encoding NblA/ycf18 family protein, giving the protein MDANIPNFQLNLELSIEQKFKMRIFQESVKTMNSEDARTLLLGASQLLMVKDNIIRGLMKQNIIE; this is encoded by the coding sequence GTGGATGCAAACATACCGAACTTTCAACTCAATCTAGAGTTAAGTATCGAACAAAAATTTAAGATGCGGATTTTTCAAGAGTCAGTTAAAACTATGAATTCTGAAGATGCTCGCACTTTGTTATTAGGTGCTTCTCAACTGCTGATGGTTAAGGATAATATTATAAGAGGATTAATGAAACAAAATATTATTGAATAA
- a CDS encoding response regulator, with protein sequence MKKLLDTESEVELIPLILSVEDDLDNQLLLKYIIDIYGWRSIFAANALEAISMAKKHQPDLILLDIVLPDISGLQIAMMLKADRKTRSIPLIAVTGLSSKQEKDLIFATGFDDYVCKPYALEELQTAIASHLENKLAAI encoded by the coding sequence ATGAAAAAGCTATTAGATACAGAATCAGAAGTTGAGCTAATTCCTCTAATTTTATCGGTGGAAGACGACCTAGATAACCAGCTACTACTCAAATATATAATTGACATTTATGGTTGGAGATCCATATTCGCAGCCAATGCTTTAGAAGCAATCAGCATGGCTAAAAAACATCAGCCAGATTTAATTTTACTAGACATTGTTTTACCAGACATAAGCGGATTACAGATAGCAATGATGCTTAAGGCAGATCGTAAAACTCGCAGCATACCTTTAATTGCGGTTACTGGATTATCTAGTAAGCAAGAAAAAGACCTGATCTTTGCAACAGGTTTTGACGATTATGTTTGCAAACCTTATGCTCTAGAAGAATTACAAACAGCGATCGCATCTCACCTGGAAAATAAGCTGGCTGCAATTTAG
- a CDS encoding DUF2382 domain-containing protein, which produces MALAKIADLYPNYKEDIFGGEDIKDFSVYDLNNDKVGSVYDIIVDETGRFRYLVLDTGFWIFGKKVLLPVGKANVDYSQHRVYAKGLTKDQAESLPEYSDDMTVDHDYEERVRGVYRGVGYNDTSTVGDGVAQEYDRGAYNNASDYTADNYTYDREPSLYDHQEADVDGRQSLKLYEERLVANKHRFRAGSVTVGKRVETETASVSVPVEKERIVIERTTPTDTNVVAPGEAAFGGGEVARVELYEETADIQKQAFVREEVSVRKEVEKDIVSANETIRREELDVQTDGDAVVNKSMDRDEDINRNRDINDINRDRRDNI; this is translated from the coding sequence ATGGCATTAGCAAAAATTGCAGATTTATATCCTAATTATAAAGAGGATATTTTCGGCGGCGAAGATATTAAAGATTTTTCAGTATATGATCTCAACAACGACAAGGTAGGTTCAGTCTACGACATCATTGTTGATGAAACTGGTCGTTTTCGTTACCTAGTTCTTGATACTGGATTTTGGATTTTTGGTAAAAAGGTTTTGTTACCAGTAGGTAAAGCAAATGTTGATTATAGTCAACACCGAGTATATGCTAAAGGCTTAACTAAAGACCAAGCAGAAAGCTTGCCTGAATATAGCGATGATATGACCGTCGATCATGATTACGAAGAAAGAGTCAGAGGGGTATATCGCGGTGTAGGATACAACGACACAAGTACAGTTGGCGATGGAGTAGCGCAAGAATACGATAGAGGTGCTTACAACAACGCTAGTGATTATACTGCCGATAACTACACTTACGATCGCGAACCAAGTCTATACGATCACCAAGAAGCAGATGTAGATGGTCGCCAAAGCCTAAAACTTTATGAAGAGCGTTTGGTAGCCAATAAACATCGTTTCCGTGCAGGTTCGGTAACCGTAGGAAAAAGAGTTGAGACTGAGACAGCAAGTGTATCTGTCCCTGTAGAAAAAGAAAGGATCGTAATTGAGCGTACCACACCTACTGATACTAATGTGGTTGCACCTGGAGAAGCTGCTTTTGGTGGAGGCGAAGTTGCTCGTGTAGAACTATACGAAGAGACTGCTGATATTCAAAAGCAAGCATTTGTTAGAGAAGAAGTAAGCGTTCGTAAAGAAGTAGAGAAAGATATTGTATCTGCTAATGAAACTATTCGTCGTGAAGAACTAGACGTGCAAACAGATGGTGATGCCGTTGTCAACAAAAGCATGGACAGAGACGAAGATATTAACAGAAACAGAGATATTAATGATATTAACAGAGACAGAAGAGACAACATTTAA
- a CDS encoding TIGR02588 family protein has protein sequence MQEKSIRRSRRGWQGKSMAERVSFGVSLSIVGIVVALICFAWITGDNNPPILAIATESKIREINQQYYVPFTVSNSGGETAESVEVTASLLLDNKIAETGRQEIDFLSRQEKRSGEFIFTRDPQQGELIIRVASYKSP, from the coding sequence ATGCAGGAAAAATCGATAAGGCGATCGCGAAGAGGTTGGCAAGGTAAATCAATGGCTGAAAGAGTCAGCTTTGGTGTTTCTCTTTCAATCGTCGGTATTGTTGTCGCCTTAATCTGTTTTGCTTGGATTACGGGAGATAATAACCCGCCAATTCTGGCGATCGCTACCGAGTCTAAAATCAGAGAAATTAATCAACAGTACTACGTACCTTTTACGGTCAGCAATTCTGGAGGAGAAACAGCAGAGTCGGTAGAAGTTACGGCTAGTTTGTTGTTGGATAATAAAATAGCCGAGACTGGTAGACAAGAAATCGATTTTTTATCTCGCCAAGAAAAAAGATCTGGTGAATTTATTTTTACTCGCGATCCACAGCAAGGAGAATTAATAATTCGGGTAGCTAGCTATAAATCACCTTGA
- a CDS encoding sigma-70 family RNA polymerase sigma factor, whose translation MATTSNNSIANYLKEIGRTPLLSSEEEVTLANQIQAMLPLNEKEDLTPEETRIVQQGQLAKKKMTQANLRLVVSVAKKYQNRGLSILDLIQEGSIGLMRAAEKFDPSKGYKFSTYSYWWIRQAMTRAIANSARTIRLPIHITQDLNKVKKITRQLSQTLGRKPTDSEIATKLDMDVDKLRALAQTARITKPKSLNATIDENKTELGQILADDSDSPADFVSEKEIIDKIENLLHTLSPKQRDVIILRYGLKDGKIMTYEQIGEVCGISRERVRQIKNKAMKLLQKRAINLSTMAG comes from the coding sequence ATGGCAACTACCTCTAATAACAGCATAGCTAACTATTTAAAAGAAATTGGTCGTACTCCTCTATTAAGTTCAGAGGAGGAAGTCACGCTTGCTAACCAAATTCAAGCAATGCTGCCTTTAAATGAGAAAGAAGACCTGACCCCAGAAGAAACAAGAATTGTGCAACAGGGTCAGTTAGCTAAAAAGAAAATGACTCAGGCAAATTTACGTTTGGTAGTTTCAGTAGCTAAAAAATATCAAAATCGTGGTTTATCTATATTGGATTTGATCCAAGAAGGTAGTATTGGTCTAATGAGAGCCGCCGAGAAGTTCGATCCTAGTAAAGGTTATAAATTTTCTACCTATAGCTACTGGTGGATTAGGCAAGCAATGACCAGAGCGATCGCTAATTCTGCTCGTACTATTCGCTTACCAATTCATATTACTCAAGATTTAAATAAAGTAAAAAAAATCACTCGCCAACTTTCACAAACTCTAGGACGCAAACCCACCGATAGCGAAATAGCGACGAAGTTGGATATGGACGTTGATAAATTGAGAGCTTTAGCTCAAACTGCACGGATTACCAAACCGAAAAGCTTAAACGCCACCATTGATGAGAATAAAACTGAATTAGGACAAATTTTGGCAGACGATTCTGATTCTCCCGCAGATTTTGTATCCGAAAAAGAAATTATTGATAAGATTGAAAATTTGCTACATACCCTATCCCCTAAGCAGCGAGACGTAATTATCTTACGTTATGGTTTGAAAGACGGCAAAATTATGACTTACGAACAAATTGGCGAGGTGTGTGGTATTAGCAGAGAAAGAGTCAGACAGATTAAAAATAAAGCTATGAAACTGCTGCAAAAAAGAGCAATCAATTTATCAACTATGGCAGGGTAA
- a CDS encoding DUF1830 domain-containing protein yields the protein MMTKVFLPNDSSLDSQKTCCYKNNTDGIAIARIRGLIEQHCERVIFPGEMFLFEANDDCELEISQQTSVGVITDVTSRLGI from the coding sequence ATGATGACTAAAGTATTTCTGCCAAACGATTCTAGTCTTGATTCTCAAAAGACGTGTTGTTACAAAAACAATACGGACGGGATCGCCATTGCCCGTATTCGCGGACTAATTGAACAACATTGTGAGCGAGTTATTTTCCCTGGCGAAATGTTTTTATTTGAAGCAAACGATGATTGCGAACTAGAAATTTCTCAGCAAACAAGTGTCGGAGTAATTACAGACGTTACTTCTCGTTTGGGAATTTAG
- a CDS encoding M48 family metallopeptidase: MSDKSLFKHLKVWRKRSSTKRSLWVYTVLSVFCALFIINLAGSPLWAYPDRNLEKQPNLEKQPITVAIDFLNIFKGAVEYIQVANISDEQEIEIGKQTNAQVLSQYQLYNNSQVQQYVGNLGQELVSSSQSRNIPFNFQVVSSDEVNAFAIPGGYVYVTTGLLKTAEDRAQLASVMSHEIAHVNQRHGIKGLKQAVAAKGIATAAGVDSKALAQIAYQVAIDLPQSRSFEYEADSYGLTRLQQASYPAEAFAEFLDKLNGGGGTPEFLRTHPSSKHRIEAIREKIKVDQAVGNKGQDKTEYQNNLLSLM, encoded by the coding sequence ATGTCTGATAAATCCTTATTCAAACATCTTAAGGTATGGCGTAAGCGAAGCTCAACCAAGCGATCGCTTTGGGTATATACAGTCTTATCAGTTTTCTGCGCTTTATTTATAATTAATTTGGCAGGATCGCCTCTTTGGGCTTATCCTGACCGTAATCTTGAAAAGCAACCAAATCTTGAAAAGCAACCAATCACTGTCGCGATCGATTTTCTCAATATTTTTAAGGGTGCGGTTGAATATATTCAGGTAGCCAATATTTCAGATGAGCAAGAAATCGAAATTGGCAAACAGACTAACGCTCAGGTGTTAAGCCAATACCAGTTATACAACAATTCTCAAGTTCAACAGTATGTTGGCAATTTAGGTCAAGAGTTAGTAAGCAGCAGTCAAAGTAGAAATATTCCCTTTAATTTTCAAGTAGTGTCTAGTGATGAGGTAAACGCTTTTGCCATACCTGGAGGATACGTATATGTTACTACTGGCTTACTGAAAACAGCCGAAGATAGAGCGCAGCTAGCATCGGTAATGTCTCACGAAATTGCTCACGTTAATCAAAGACACGGCATTAAAGGCTTAAAACAGGCAGTTGCTGCTAAAGGTATCGCTACCGCAGCAGGAGTAGATAGCAAAGCTCTAGCTCAAATTGCTTATCAGGTGGCGATAGACTTACCCCAGAGTCGTTCATTTGAATACGAAGCAGACAGCTACGGTTTAACAAGATTGCAACAGGCTAGTTATCCAGCAGAAGCTTTCGCTGAGTTTTTGGATAAGTTGAATGGTGGAGGTGGTACACCTGAATTTTTACGCACCCATCCTAGTAGCAAACATCGCATTGAGGCTATCAGGGAAAAAATCAAAGTCGATCAAGCCGTTGGTAATAAAGGTCAAGATAAAACCGAATACCAAAACAACCTTTTATCTTTGATGTAG
- a CDS encoding TIGR02587 family membrane protein yields the protein MKKKSKNRYKALRGDNWRDEIKEIVSGASGGFLFGIPLLYTMEVWFIGSYVQPAILLGILAVTLIIVFLFNRIEGFRPQETDTLLGAIAETIETLAIGITCATLMLVILQRIDLHTSLSQALGKIVFEGVPFSLGVTFSRSLLGGESEVNLDGRKPNKPQVNDANQMVWQDAIADFSATLTGALFIAFSIAPTDEVTVLAASSSPFWLLLIVAASLLISYGIVFASNLTNSKQRRQQQGLFQSPQSETVVSYLISLLTGMLMLWFFQKLAFSDPWFIWLRYSIILGLPATVGGAAGRLAV from the coding sequence GTGAAAAAAAAAAGCAAAAATCGCTATAAAGCTCTTAGAGGCGATAATTGGCGAGATGAAATAAAAGAAATTGTTAGCGGAGCATCTGGAGGCTTTCTTTTTGGGATTCCTCTTCTGTATACAATGGAAGTATGGTTTATTGGCTCATATGTTCAACCAGCAATATTACTAGGCATATTAGCAGTTACCCTGATCATTGTTTTCTTGTTTAACCGCATCGAAGGATTTCGTCCTCAAGAAACTGATACTTTATTAGGTGCGATCGCCGAAACGATAGAGACTTTAGCAATAGGTATTACCTGCGCTACTTTGATGCTAGTTATTTTACAGCGCATTGATTTACATACATCTTTGAGCCAAGCATTAGGCAAAATAGTATTTGAAGGCGTACCTTTTTCTTTGGGGGTTACTTTTTCGCGATCGCTTTTGGGCGGTGAATCTGAGGTTAATTTAGATGGACGTAAGCCAAATAAACCTCAGGTCAACGATGCTAATCAAATGGTTTGGCAAGATGCTATAGCCGACTTTAGTGCCACCTTAACTGGAGCCTTATTTATTGCTTTTAGTATTGCACCTACAGATGAAGTAACTGTATTGGCAGCTTCGTCTTCTCCTTTTTGGCTATTACTTATTGTGGCAGCTTCTTTACTAATTTCTTATGGTATTGTTTTCGCTTCCAATCTTACCAATTCTAAGCAACGTCGTCAGCAGCAAGGACTCTTTCAATCTCCCCAAAGTGAAACGGTTGTATCATACTTAATATCGTTGCTAACAGGAATGTTAATGCTGTGGTTTTTTCAAAAATTAGCTTTTAGCGATCCTTGGTTTATCTGGCTACGCTACAGCATTATTCTAGGTTTACCAGCAACAGTTGGCGGTGCAGCAGGACGATTGGCAGTCTGA